The Juglans regia cultivar Chandler chromosome 6, Walnut 2.0, whole genome shotgun sequence genome contains the following window.
AGAATAGATGGTCCCCTCCTCCAGAAATCATTTCAATTGCATTTGATGTAGCAGTTAAACCAAATGGTAGCACCTCTGCTGCCATATGCAGATCACACAATGGCAAAATTGTTTTCATAATAGCTAAGCACTCAGAGAGCTACAATCCAAATCAAGGAGAAGCTATGGCGGTGTTCATAGGAGTACAGGAAGCTCAATCCAAACACCTAAAGAATATTATAGTAGAACCTCAGAGAACCATATCAGGTTCTCTCTAAAGAACCCACAAGAAAATCAAGGGCAGCTTGTAGAATGTATCATAAGAGGCAAGATTAATGCTACAAAACTTTGGAAGATGGGAGGCAGTTAAAATACATCTATCTCAAAATCAATGTGCGCATGCCATTGCGCAATGGGCAATATACAATATTAAATTCCATCCTGCTGTAAACTTAAGTTCCCTTCACTGAGGGACATGCAGCCCCACCTTTCTATTTCCCGGCCCCCCATTCACAAGCCCGATAGAATTCCAAGCACACAGATGAGtgctgaattttctttttttacaatacTAGATTGCATCTAATAGAAACTTATTGTAACACCAGTAGATAACTTCCCTCTCAGATCTGAAAACAAGGGCTTCTTTTGACATCAGCCATAGCTACTGCTACAGCATCATATTTAGTTTTTTGGGCCAATGTCCTTAAGTGCACAGATCTGCTCCTCCCCCATTGCAGACATAACGCTCAGCACCAAGTCCATTCCTTCACCAAACCCATCTTTTATCTATACACAggaaataaaagacaaatattAGTCTATACAGACACAAGAATGGAGAATCTATCCAAGGTCTGGACTCCTAAGCTTTTGATGAACGATCAATTTGCAAGGTTAATGAAAACCTTCTCAATGAGATAGATACCTGGCCGAGCAGATTGTCATCAGTGGGAAGCCTCAGATCATCCTTGGTGTCTCCATTATCCATTAAAAGACTCACCTACACAACAAGAAATCTTAATCTGGTTGACATCACTAAAATCGCTATTACCAATTGATTGTTTGTTATCACATGACAGCATTGATAAAAATTGGTAAAGTAAAGATTACTTAATAAAACTTACAAAACCATCTTCAGAGATATCAATCAACTGATAATCAGTGcgagaaacaaacaaaaccaaaggcGAGATTGGTTCAGGCTTATTGAACAGAGGTGAGATGATTACTTGGAATCGTTTTAAATGGAGGATAAGTACACATATTGAGTATGACAGTGGGGGCAGTTGGTTCAGGCAGGTCCAACCTTTGCAATGAGTGTCTTCCGGCTGTCTAAGAGATTgtgcaaagaaaaagaacatcCCTCTTGGTACAGCCTGTGGAGAATATATGTTTCTGGTAGATCCGGCGGAGAAGCTGGTACAGAATTAGTTAATATGCATTGTTCATAGTGAACccgattttttttcaaaatgaatatacaaAACTTGAACACTCTAAAACTGTATCAAACAAACGAAAGGAGTTCACAAATACAGTAAAGATATAAAAAGCAAAGAAGTCATTTTTGTTCAGAAACAAACTGCatcaaaaatgaagaaaaaaaaacagattaaaTTCCAAATTCTAACCTCGAATTCAGCTCCGTCAGCCGACTGAGAAGTAGAAATCACCTGCAAAGCATTGACAGATCGACCGAAAAACTCATCTTTCCATTAACAAGTCTTCTAAAACAGAAGAGAGGCCAAAACAAGCATAACTGCACGTTGATCGTTCTTGGAGAATTGATGTGAAAAAAGAGGCAATAAGAATTCCAAACGAGACTCAAGAAACCACCAATTGAAACTATGAATTctgctattattattttctactgGTGTAACAGAACCATATTATAGTACCTAGTAATCAAAAGATGCATCTAAAATATCTGGAAATTCAGCTGGCATCTCACTGTCCTGTTCCCGAATAGCCTCCACAAATGAACACACAGATGATGAAGCTTCTGACCTGTTGCTTGTTTGAGCTCCACTTGTGGATCCAAAATCAAATGTCTCAAAACCACCCTCATGTCCAACTCAATTTAGGCCATTATAATTCCCAGTTTAACTGGGGTATTTGCTCGAGAGTTGACGGGTAATTGGTTGGCGACGAGACTCCCTTGAAGTAGAGATCTTGTTGTTCCTGAAAGCCCGGACAGGGAACAAGTTCGCTGAGGAAGTCACTTCAATCGAAGGAAGAAGATGGTGTGATTTGTGCGTGAGATGGCTGGCAAGAATACGATTGTGGCGAGCCTAACTATGTTGCATTTGAATTGCCCAAGTCTTGAGAGCGTCTCTTGTGTTGTGGGTACCCATTGAATTCCAAGTTGCTGTCTTCATCATCTCGACGTCTCTTAGAAAGCTGGATACCATTCGATGAATCTACTGAGCACTCCCCAACTGTTAaattctcattctcttcatGCTTATAGATTATGTGAACTCCGCAACTTTTAAACATCACTTTATAAGAATCacaataaaatctaaacctcagATTGTCTTCTGTTGGGTACCGCAGCAATTGCTCGATGCAATCTGGAAACGAGTAATTTAGATATACATGATCCGAGCCTCCATATAAGTAAAACCTTGCTTCTACAAGCATGTTACCATTTATAGAAACACAAATACCGGAGAAGGGCCCCAAGGGGTAATCCGGGTCGGATCCAAGAAcagcacaaaaaacaatacctaTGATTTCTTCCAAATACAAGGGACCACTAATatccaattcacaagaatcatcACCATTTGAAATCTCCTTAGTATGGCTAAACCAATCTGGAATCTTATTCCCTGGAAATATAATACCATATGAATGGTCCTGAATATGTTTCTGTAAAACATGTACCACATATTTTCATGAACACAAGGCAATCCGCAAACAAAAacacctacaaaaaaaaaaaaaaagcagagagaaatagagacaTACCTCAACAAATGAAGGATTTGGCACTTGACTACCTATATTTGCAACCAATTTATGGCAACCGGACAAGTCAATCCATCTTAGCTCTCGCAAGCCATAGGATGTAGAGaattgaaattttgttgataCTTCTGGGAATCGTTCCAAGGAGAAACACTCTCTGACATATAGCTCttgtatatttggtggaagatgtagaatttcttgaagtttctcACAATGGCACAATCTGAGAATCCTCAATTCAACATATATTTTCATTGTCGGAGGAAGGCTGACAACAGCACCCCAAGATAGATCTAACTCTTGTAAAGTGGATGAGCTATAAAATGAGAAGTCGTCAAGATACCAATAAAGCGACGACAAGAGTTGTCGTCGTAATTCAGCACTTGATTCAAGTTCAGACCTCTTAATCCTTCTGGATATTGTTAATTTTCTATGCTTAAGACACTTGTCGTACCCAATGGATAGACctatttcttcttttgcaagatttgtaaaattttctaGAGAAAGACACTTTAGATGTTGCGAGTGAGAAACGCTGATTGGGAGACGCATCAGGTCCTTGCAGTCATTGGTAGAAATTAGCACCTTTAGATTTTGCAACTGATGAATGCTACTAGGGAGACGCATgagttttgtgcattgccccaaaagtaactctttaagcgCAGGAGTGAGGTGTCCAATGGATGAAGGCAATTCTTTTATTGGAGTGCCCAATAATGAGATGCAACATAAATATTCCATTATACACTCAATTTCTGGAAAGGTTTGAAGTTTTGAGCAATTAAAAAGTGTAAGGACTTCTAGAGATCTCAACTTGAGACGCCTTGGAAAACTCTTCATGTTGGAGCATTGATAAAGATGCAAACGGGCAAGCTTATCCAGGAATCCAACAGAATCATGAACTTCGActaaattttcacaatccatAATATCCAATTCCTTTAAACTTGAGCAACTCgaaagatttgagattttggttaAAAACGTACactcaaaaaatctcattctcgtCAAGTTCTGttgaaaaacaacaaatatgtatattaacCCTGAGGAAGTTTACATCACAAGTTTAAAGAAGGAAATATTGAAAGTAATAATTGTACCTTAAATTGCCCACTAATCTCCTGGATGCGGCCTCTATATAGTTTGAAATCAAAGAGCTTCTCTCCACGGAAATTGGATGGCAAAGATTGTAAAGGACAGTTTGACCAATCAAGCACTCTTAATTCATTAGAAAGATAATCAAGTGATCTTCCAGAAAAGTATGCACCATGGCTTTTAAAAATTCTGAGTCTTTTCATCTTTGCAAACGATTTGGGACTCAAGCGTATCATGTCATGATCATCACCCTCAGGCAGAATCACTTCTATCCCCTCAACATTGCTTGTTCCCTAACGAGACAATTCATAAATTTGCCAGTAATGTCAGATCgttaaaatctttgtttataagcacttattaaaattataatatcaaaattataaaatccatTATTACCCAAAAGTATTTAAGCACCttcaaaatttctcttttttcaaatttacttTGTCATTATTAACTATTCACTCATATAAGATTAGGCAATATactcatgattaaaaaaactcattcttGTATTTGAAAAgggatgattatatatatttaaagacgTTGGTTGAGGACAATGATTCCCCTAATTAGTTAAATACATTACTTTAGGttggaaatataaagaaagaccACATTATTTATCgatacatatatgatattttatttaatatgcaCTTCTTTACCAtaatttgttatgaaaagaaatcaacACTTTTCATGTAAGTTTTACCAGTAAAAAGTGTTCAATTGAAAGAGCTTTTAATCTAAGAACTTACAGTATTTTCCTCTAGTACATGGCGAATATCTTCATGAAACCATAATCTACTACGTGCGCCTGGTTCTTTGGGTGATTCCTTTCGGACAATTTCTCTTCCCATGTCTAGTAGCAAGTCATGCATCCACAATGTATTGTAAGTAGTAATTGTAATGAGACATTTATCTATAAGCCTTTTGATACCATTCTCCGGAGAGAAACCACAGCTATCTAATATTTTAACGACATGATTCAGGTATTGTCCATTGTAAAAAAAGGCAATATCGAGGAAAATCTCCTTCTCATTATCATCCAATCCATCGTAACTTATACAAAGtactttttgaatatttttgctAGGAATTCGTTTATACTTATCCAATGTACTTctccaataatttatattctggCCCCTTAAATCTGAGCCTAGCACTGTTAAAACTAGTGGAAGGCCCTCAGCATATTGCATTACATGCTTAGAGAGTTCCACATAATCTTCCATAGGTTTGTCTTCCTCAAAAGCATGCCAACTAAAGAGCTCAAGAGCTTCATTATGGTCCAATCTCTTTActtcatattttgaatcaactttagatatatttaataaatgctgatctcttgttgttatgatgattCTACTTCCTGAACCAAACCAATCACGAGCTCCAGCTAATGTTTCTAGTTGAACCAAgtcatccacatcatcaagaattagGAGAACTCTTTTAAAGCAAAGTCTATGCCTAATTACATTGATGCCCTTTTCAGTATCATGACATTccaaacttattcccaaaatctcataaagaaGTGTCTTTTGTAGCTGGATCAAACCTCCTGCTTTTGAAGTTTCTctaatgtttttcaagaaacaacttCCTTCAAATTGGTAAGAAATTCTGTTATAGACCTCTTTTGAAATAGTTGTCTTACCAATTCCACCGGTTCCAAATATCCCTACCATGCATATAATATCATTCCTTCCCATACTTAAATGTTGAAAAATGTCTCGTACACGGGACTCTATTCCAACTGGATACTTTGCAACCTTAAGAAATGTACGATTTACCATTATTGAATCCACCCATTTAATGATATCCTGAATAAACTTTGATTCATTcctataaacataaaaaaacaaaaaaaaattaatgagttAAGACTTTTCACATAAATACACACATAAAGATGATTTagtaacaatatttttctttttctctccattgCAAAATGACAGTAGTAGATTACCATGTCAAAGAtaacctttcttcttcctcgtgCTCTTCTCCGACTTACATTTGTCATTCtttatatgaattattaaacattttaactaCTTTTTTGTTCCATTGAATTTGTCCCTCCCTTAATTTTGAGAAGATTTCAATTTATGTTTTTTCACGTTCTTCTATTCTATTTCTCCTATAAACTTCATGTGAAATTAATGTTGTAGTATGATATTAAATCCCtcagtaagaaaatatttatagtttaagtatGGTATGCATGATAAAACTCAATgtcaaaaaaactaataaatatcaaatagttTTGCATGGCACCATATGATCTTCATAGATTTACAAACTCTCAGATCCGGGATGTGTCTAAATTTTCCCCATAAACTTCTCTTTAAcatcatatataaacatatatataagcacaGCTCATAAGAAGTACCTGTCCCTTAATTCGAGTCCGGACAAATTGGCTACTTTTTCCAAAGCTGCCTCCCACTTGGTGACCTTTACTTCATCCTTCAACTTATATCTAAGTTTGGCGAATGCTTCTCCAAAACTCCCTTTTTGATGTCGTACCTCTGACGGATCTACATCGTAGAACAAgggtaaaataatttgttttaccATTTCCTTACACTCGAGGATCTTCAATAGCTCATCTAAACACCATCGAGACTCTGCATAGTTCTTAGAGAGTACAATGATAGAAATCATTGATCCTTCAATTGCTTTGGAAAGTTCTGACGAAATTTCCTCTCCTCTTTTGAGATTGTTGTCTATGTAAGTGTTGATTCCCCTTTGATGCAAAGCATGgtatagatgagaaataaagtTTTGGCGAACATCCTCACCTCTAAAACTCAAGAATACATCGTGAGTCCATCTacgaatggaagaagaagagaatgagagagaggaagaagctcCAAATTGaaaggccatggaagaagaagtgCTCATCCTCTGATCTGTATGCGAGATTAATTAGTATTTACCAAGAGGTCCAATTATAGAGTActtattgcaaataaataataatagagaagtGGGTCAAACTTCTCGTCAACTGCTCATCTTAGGATATACCAATGCTCTCAGCCTCTCATCTTAGGATATACCAAAAATCTAAAGTCTATTGAATATTAACGGTTTTGAACTTAAGTCAACCTGCACCTATTTATACGGTTTTGACCAAAATGGCTTCAACGTAAAGCAAACGTCCAGGATACGTACCCACTTATAATTTGTctcattaatttgataaaagttGGGAAGGTAAGGATCAGTAAAAGTTCAAAGTTCAAAGGCAAACCAAAACTACTAGTTTACTTTTTAACCCAAATTATGGAACTTTTTAACCTAGGCAAGACTTTGATCATGCATCTacaaatccaaacaaataaCCATTTAAAAAATCCACCCCCTAAACTTGACTTCCTATATAGTTTCTCTCATGCACCTTAATTCTTTTGAGAAAGCTGATCTTTGTCGACATGACGCAAATCAGTTTTAATTATCTTCTTCCAAGTACAAATTTAAATGAAGTTGCGTAGGAAGTTTCTTGCTAAGCCAACTTGCAATAACATTTACACGGttttgaattgaataattaGTCCTTCCACGTAAATTAAACAAACGTCAAAATCAAACACCCATTAAGATTGTTCTATTGAATTTCTTGTATGAACTTTAGACTTTTGGGATTTCTTGACGTGGGAGCATTGAAGATTTATCACATCAAAGGAAATTAAGGACGTTggcccaaaaaattaaataacatatatGCTGGCTATGGCTGATGTGGAAAGATGCCATTGCTTTTACATCTGATCAGAGGGAAGTGATCCACTGGTGTTACAATAAGTTTCTATATGATGCAATCTAGcattgtaaaaaaagaaaattcagcaCTCATCTGTGTGCTACTTAAAATCGTATCAGGCTTCACAATGGGGGAAATAGAACTGATAATCAGTGCGAGCAACATGAGGAAcctggaaaaagaaagaattaatgaaaatgacaaACAAGCAATGCACACCCGGAACAAAAGCACACTCACAtggtgaaaaaaattagaaatagctTTACATCACAGTTGTGGGATGAAGGAACGATATCCTCAAGCTTCTTCCCATTAAATATGTCAATTCCCACAAAGCAGCACTTTGCGTGTCTTTGAAGTGGAAACTTATACAACCTGGTTTCAAAAGCCCCACCATAGCAAGTAAAGTTTCATGTTATACTGGAAGCACAATGAGGTAATATCTACCAAATTTGTCtccatttgaaataaaatagatttttgtacaataataatttctcacatATGTTTTTACTTGcgaaaatcattttactaaCTAATTTAtgtgataggaaaaaaaatgaaatcacaagCAAATATAAGTATGTAGCACAACCAGGGAAAAAGTTATCATTCATACCacaaggaggaaaaaaagaagtgttTGCATTTTGTTCAAGATCATCTGCAAGATATCGAAGTTGAATCTTCATTAGAATACACTACGAAAAAACCATCAGCATTAACTGCTCTAAGGAAACAACCGTAAGCTAGCTAATAATGATTAAGGAAACGATCAAATAGCAATACTTGGAAGTCCGTCTAAGAACGAATTCCAAGATTCAATTAAAGTTTATACGATCAACCGTGAGGCAATTACAGGTCCTAAACACAATCGGTGACctcactaaaaaaataataaactctctCCAAACCAAACGAATctccaatattaaaatatcgATATCCAACGGAAGTATTGTACAAAATCAGAGAGCTCTGACGAAAGAGCGAAgcaatataaatagaatttacGGAGCAGAATAATCAAATTGCAATGACTAAAGAGAGAACGGACCTTGCTTTGTCATGGCGACGGAGTAGAAGAGAAAAAGTGGAAAACAGAGCTGCGATGGGGGTTAGGGAGTtctgaaacaaacaaaaccagaGGCGAGATTGGTTCAGGCTTATTGAACAGAGGTGAGATGATTACGTGGAATCGTTTTAAATGGAGGATAAGTACACATATTGAGTATGACAGTGGGGGCAGTTGGTTCAGGCAGGTCCTACCTTTGCAATGAGTGTCTTCAGGCTGTCTAAGAGATTgtgcaaagaaaaagaacatcCCTCTTGGTACAGCCTGTGGAGAATATATGTTTCTGGTAGATCCGGCGGAGAAGGTGGTACAGAATCAGTTAATATGCATTGTTCATAGTGAACccgattttttttcaaaatgaatatacaaAACTTGAATACTCTAAAATAGTATCAAACAAACGAAAGGAGTTCACAAATACAGTAAAGATATAGAAAGCAAAGAAGTCATCTTTGTTCAGAAACAAACTGCatcaaaaatgaagaaaaaaaaaaacagattaaaTTCCAAATTCTAACCTTGAATTCAGCTCCGTCAGCCGACTGAGAAGTAGAAATCACCTGCAAAGCTTTGAGAGATCGACCTAAAAACTCATCTTTCCATTAACAATTCTTCTAAAACAGAAGAGAGGCCAAAACAAGCATAACTGCACGCTGATCGTTCTTGGAGAACTGATGCGAAGAAAGAGGCAATAAGAATTCCAAACGAGACTCGAGAAACCACCCATTGAAACTATGAATTctgctattattattttctactaGTGTAACAGAACCATATTATAGTACCTAGTAATCAAAAGATGCATCTAAAATATCTGGAAATTCTGCTGGCATCTCACTGTCCTATTCCCGAATAGCCTCCACAAATGAACTCACAGATGATGAAGCTTCTGACCTGTTGCTTGTTTGAGCTCCACTTGTGGATCCAAAATCAAATGTCTCAAAACCACCCTGATGTCAAATTCAATTTACGCCATTATAATTCCCAGTATCATAGTTTAACTGGGGTATTTGCTCGAGAGTTGAAGGGTAATTGGTTGGTGCTGAGACTCCCTTTAAGTAGAGATCTTGTTGTTCCTGAAAGCCTGGACAGGGAACAAGTTCGCGGAGGAAGTCACTCCAATCGAAGGAAGAAGATGGTGTAATTTGTGCGTGAAATGGCTGGCAAGAATACGATTGTGGCGAGCCTGACTATGTTGCATTTGAATTGCCCAAGTCTTGAGAGCATCTCTTGTGTTGTGGATACCCATTGAATTCCAAGTTGCTGTCTTCATTATCTCGACGTCTCTTAGAAAGCTGGATACCATTCGATGAATCTACTGAGCACTCCCCAACTGTTAAATTCTCATTATCTTCATGCTTATAGATTATGTGAACTCCGCAACTTTTAAACATCACTTTATAAGAATCacaataaaatctaaacctcagATTGTCTCCTGTTGGGTACCGCAGCAATTGCCTGATACATTCTGGAAACGAGTAATTTAGATATACATGATCCGAGCCTCCATATAAGTAAAACCTCGCTTCTACAAGCATGTTACCATTTATAGAAACACAAATACCGGAGAAGGGCCCCAAGGGGTAATCCGGGTCGGATCCAAGAAcagcacaaaaaacaatacctaTGATTTCTTCCAAATACAAGGGACCACTAATatccaattcacaagaatcatcACCATTTGAAATCTCCTTAGTATGGCTAAACCAATCTGGAATCTTATTCCCTGGAAATATAATACCACATGAATGGTCTTGAATATGTTCCTGTTAAACATGTACCACATATTTTCATGAACACAAAGCAATTTGTAAACACAAacacctacaaaaaaaaaaaatgcagagagAAATACAGACATACCTCAACAAATGAAGGATTTGGCACTTGACTCCCTATATTTGCTACCAATTTATGGCAATCGGACAAGTCAATCCATCTTAGCTCTCGCAAGCCACAGGATGTATAGaattgaaattttgttgataCTTCTGGGAATCGTTCCAAGGAGAAACACTCTCTGACATATAGCTCttgtatatttggtggaagatgtagaatttcttgaagtttctcACAATGGCACAATCTGAGAATCCTCAATTCAACATATATTTTCATTGTTGGGGGAAGGCTGACAATAGCACTCCAAGATAGATCAAACTCTTGCAAAGTGGTTGTGCTATAAATAGAGAAGTCGTCAAGATACCAATAAAGCGACGACAAGAGTTGTCGTTGTAATTCAGCACTTGATTCTGGTTCAGACCTCTTAATCGTTCTGGATAATGTTATTTGTGAATCGTTAAGACACGTGGAGTACCCAATGGATAGACctatttcttcttttgcaagatttgtaaaattttctaGAGAAAGACACTTTAGATGTTGCGAGTGAGAAACGCTGATTGGGAGACGCATCAGGTCCTTGCAGCATCCATGAATACAGTCACTGAGACAACTTAGCACCTTTAGATTTTGCAACTGATGAATGCTACTAGGGAGACGCataagttttgtgcattgccccaaaaataactctttaagcGCAGGAGTGAGGTATCCAATGGATGAAGGCAATTCTTTTATTGGAGTGCCCcataatgagatgaaacataAATATTCCATTATACACTCAATTTCTGGAAAGGTTTGAAGTTTTGAGCAATTAAAAAGTGTAAGGACTTCTAGAGATCTCAACTTGAGACGCCTTGGAAAACTCTTCATGTTGGAGCATTGATAAAGACGCAAACGGGCAAGCTTATCCAGGAATCCAACAGAATCATGAACTTCGActaaattttcacaatccatAATATCCAATTCCTTTAAACTTGAGCAACTCgaaagatttgagattttggttaAAAACGTACactcaaaaaatctcattctcgtCAAGTTCTGTTGAAAAACAACACATATGTATATTAACCCAGAGGAAGTTTACATCACCAGTTTAAAGAAGGAAATATTGAAAGTAATAATTGTACCTTAAATTGCCCACTAATCTTTTGGATGCGGCCTCTATATAGCTTGAAATCAAAGAGCTTCTCTCCACGGAAATTAGATGGCAAAGATTGTAAAGGACAGTTTGACCAATCAAGCACTCTTAATTCATTAGAAAGATAATCAAGTGAACTTCCAGAAAAGTATGCACCATGGCTTTTAAAAAATCTGAGTCTTTTCATCTTTGCAAATGATTTGGGACTCAAGCGTATCATGTCATGATCATTGCCCTCAGGCAGAATCACTTCTATCCCCTCAACATTGTTTGTTCCCTAATAAGACAATTCATAAATTTGCCGGAAATGTCAGATCgttaaaatctttatttataagcacttgttaaaattataatatcaaaactataatatccATTATTATCCAAAAGTATTTAATCACcttcaaaatttatcttttttcaaatttacttGACATTATTAACTATTCACTCATATAAGATTAGGCAATATtctcatgattaaaaaaaataaactcattcttGTATTTGAAAAgggatgattatatatatttaaagacgTTGGTTGAGGGACAATGATTCCCCTAATTAGTTAAATACATTACTTTAGGttggaaatataaagaaagaccACATTATTTATCgatacatatatgatatttttatttaatatgcaCTTCTTTACCAtaatttgttatgaaaagaaatcaacatttttcatgtaagttttaCCAGTAAAAAGTGTTCAATTGAAAGAGCTTTTAATCTAAGAACTTACAGTATTTTCCTCTAGTACATGGCGAATATCTTCATGAAAGCATAATCTACTACGTGCGCCTGGTTCTTTGGGTGATTCCTTTCGGACAATTTCTCTTCCCATGTCTAGTAGCAAGTCATGTATCCACAATGTATTGTAAGTAGTAATTGTAATGAGACATTTATCTATAAGCCTTTTGAAACCATTCTCCGGAGAGAAACCACAGCTATCTAGTATTTTAACGACATGATCCAGGTATTGTCCATTGTAAAAAAAGGCAATATCAAGGAAAATCTCCTTCTCATTATCATCCAATCCATCGTAACTTATACAAAGcactttttgaatatttttgctAGGAATTCGTTTATACTTATCCAATGTACTTctccaataatttatattctgaCCCCTTAAATCTGAGCCTAGCACTGTTAAAACTAGTGGAAGGCCCTCAGCATATTGCATTACTTGCTTAGAGAGTTCCACATAATCTTCAATAGGTTTGTCTTCCTCAAAAGCATGCCAACTAAAGAGCTCAAGATCTTCATTATGGTCCAATCTCTTTActtcatattttgaatcaactttagatatatttaataaatgttgatctcttgt
Protein-coding sequences here:
- the LOC109015567 gene encoding disease resistance protein RPP2B-like, giving the protein MRLPISVSHSQHLKCLSLENFTNLAKEEIGLSIGYSTCLNDSQITLSRTIKRSEPESSAELQRQLLSSLYWYLDDFSIYSTTTLQEFDLSWSAIVSLPPTMKIYVELRILRLCHCEKLQEILHLPPNIQELYVRECFSLERFPEVSTKFQFYTSCGLRELRWIDLSDCHKLVANIGSQVPNPSFVEEHIQDHSCGIIFPGNKIPDWFSHTKEISNGDDSCELDISGPLYLEEIIGIVFCAVLGSDPDYPLGPFSGICVSINGNMLVEARFYLYGGSDHVYLNYSFPECIRQLLRYPTGDNLRFRFYCDSYKVMFKSCGVHIIYKHEDNENLTVGECSVDSSNGIQLSKRRRDNEDSNLEFNGYPQHKRCSQDLGNSNAT